The following are from one region of the Deinococcus seoulensis genome:
- a CDS encoding MFS transporter: MTHAPSAPTPAPDLTGNAPLTPDARRVVTLATLGFTLMFAVWLMFGIVGLPIRKELGLTDAQFTLLTAIPVLTGSLLRLPAGIWADRYGGKTVFLITTLLTAAFALALSYASSYTLLLTLALGVGLAGVSFAVGNAWIAQWVPTARQGLALGTFGAGNAGASLTKLLAPLIITLVPAGLLIPGGWHFVPFVFTLLLLVCAAITYRLAPADHAQPSGRTLSDWLRPLARAQVWRFGLYYVVFFGAYVAYSLFLPKYYVDHYGIPLAQAGLLTALFIFPASLLRPVGGYLSDRFGPRAVTVASFAVMLLGLTPLTRDLPLTPFLLLTTVVGLGMGVGKASTYTLVAQWYPGQMGTVGGLVGLLGGLGGFILPLMFTALKTSLGPQAAFIILLTLTAASTAIFVGSMLRLKAAGQQPTFA; the protein is encoded by the coding sequence ATGACGCACGCCCCCAGCGCCCCCACCCCCGCCCCGGACCTCACCGGGAACGCCCCCCTGACGCCCGACGCCCGCCGCGTCGTGACGCTCGCCACCCTGGGCTTCACGCTGATGTTCGCCGTGTGGCTGATGTTCGGCATCGTCGGCCTGCCCATCCGCAAGGAACTCGGCCTGACCGACGCGCAGTTCACGCTGCTGACCGCCATACCCGTCCTGACCGGCTCGCTGCTGCGCCTCCCGGCAGGCATCTGGGCCGACCGCTACGGCGGCAAGACCGTGTTCCTGATCACCACCCTCCTGACCGCCGCGTTCGCGCTGGCCCTCTCCTACGCCAGCAGCTACACCCTGCTGCTGACCCTTGCGCTCGGCGTCGGCCTCGCCGGGGTCAGCTTCGCCGTCGGAAACGCCTGGATCGCCCAGTGGGTCCCCACCGCACGCCAGGGCCTCGCGCTCGGCACGTTCGGCGCCGGGAACGCCGGAGCCAGCCTCACCAAACTCCTCGCGCCCCTGATAATCACCCTGGTGCCCGCCGGACTGCTGATCCCCGGCGGATGGCACTTCGTGCCGTTCGTGTTCACGCTGCTGCTCCTGGTGTGCGCCGCCATCACGTACCGCCTCGCGCCCGCCGACCACGCCCAGCCCAGCGGCCGCACCCTGAGCGACTGGCTGCGCCCCCTGGCCAGGGCGCAGGTGTGGCGATTCGGGCTGTACTACGTGGTGTTCTTCGGCGCGTACGTCGCGTACTCCCTCTTCCTGCCCAAGTACTACGTCGACCACTACGGCATTCCCCTGGCGCAGGCGGGCCTGCTGACCGCGCTGTTCATCTTCCCCGCCAGCCTGCTGCGCCCCGTCGGCGGCTACCTGAGCGACCGTTTCGGGCCGCGCGCCGTGACCGTCGCCTCGTTCGCCGTGATGCTGCTCGGCCTGACCCCCCTGACCCGCGACCTGCCCCTCACGCCCTTCCTGCTGCTGACCACCGTCGTCGGCCTCGGCATGGGCGTCGGCAAGGCCAGCACCTACACCCTGGTCGCCCAGTGGTACCCCGGCCAGATGGGCACCGTCGGCGGTCTCGTCGGCCTGCTCGGCGGCCTGGGTGGCTTCATCCTGCCCCTCATGTTCACCGCCCTGAAAACCAGCCTCGGCCCGCAGGCCGCGTTCATCATCCTGCTGACCCTGACGGCCGCCAGTACCGCCATCTTCGTGGGCAGCATGCTCCGCCTGAAAGCCGCCGGACAGCAGCCCACCTTCGCCTGA
- a CDS encoding fasciclin domain-containing protein, whose amino-acid sequence MMPASNTIAGIVANDPNFSTLLAAVQAAGLTDTLNGPGPFTVFAPTNAAFAKIPKADLDALLNDPEQLKAVLLYHVVSGKVTAAQVMNMSSATTVNGADVSVSTSGGKVMIDGATVTKANVMASNGVIHVIDTVLMP is encoded by the coding sequence ATGATGCCCGCCTCCAACACCATTGCGGGCATCGTCGCGAACGACCCGAACTTCAGCACGCTGCTGGCCGCCGTGCAGGCCGCGGGCCTGACCGACACCCTGAACGGCCCCGGTCCCTTCACGGTGTTCGCGCCCACCAACGCCGCCTTCGCCAAGATTCCCAAAGCCGACCTGGACGCCCTGCTGAACGACCCCGAGCAACTCAAGGCGGTGCTGTTGTACCACGTGGTGTCCGGCAAGGTCACGGCCGCGCAGGTCATGAACATGAGTAGCGCCACCACCGTCAACGGCGCGGACGTGAGCGTCTCGACCAGTGGCGGCAAGGTCATGATCGACGGCGCGACCGTCACCAAGGCGAACGTGATGGCCAGCAACGGCGTGATTCACGTGATCGACACCGTCCTGATGCCCTGA
- a CDS encoding diguanylate cyclase, translating to MESTTERTRRTYYLWACTFGLLTTALLTAQSLMGNSPERLYFLVTQPLIALFCVAAAGIVYIRRRTVMGLERAALVIVTLSAMSRLPFDLLYLGHVPAGADGQLLIGLVMCAVMGFLTLGSRAATGFVATLYLTYTALMLLNDLANDGPWLNTLATQLALGTLLLLLASLFRFRIGYAQASSDRDTLQSLALTDALTGLLNRRGGERTLNSLSTGNDGYLLALADVDDFKALNDQFGHPEGDRVLCALADGLRRADFTARWGGEEFLIILTLPCPQASAELKDLTHHTHQRVSGLLPRPITLSMGATWVEPGQPWQDALQEADLALYRAKAAGKNRIEFTHTCARNAPHTQESGHTAGLHSTA from the coding sequence ATGGAGAGCACCACCGAGCGCACGCGCCGCACCTACTACCTATGGGCGTGCACGTTCGGACTGCTCACGACCGCCCTGCTGACCGCGCAGTCCCTGATGGGGAACTCCCCGGAACGCCTGTACTTTCTGGTCACGCAACCCCTGATCGCGCTGTTCTGCGTGGCGGCCGCAGGCATCGTGTACATCCGGCGGCGCACCGTCATGGGACTGGAACGCGCGGCGCTGGTGATCGTCACGCTCAGCGCCATGAGCCGCCTCCCGTTCGACCTGCTGTACCTGGGGCACGTCCCGGCAGGCGCCGACGGGCAACTGCTGATCGGGCTGGTGATGTGCGCCGTCATGGGATTCCTGACGCTCGGCAGCCGCGCCGCCACCGGCTTCGTCGCCACCCTGTACCTGACCTACACCGCGCTGATGCTCCTGAACGACCTCGCGAACGACGGCCCCTGGCTGAACACCCTCGCCACCCAGCTGGCCCTGGGCACCCTGCTGCTGCTGCTGGCCTCCCTGTTCCGCTTCAGGATCGGGTACGCGCAGGCCAGCAGCGACCGCGACACCCTGCAGTCCCTGGCCCTCACGGACGCCCTGACCGGCCTGCTGAACCGCCGGGGCGGCGAACGCACCCTGAACTCACTGAGCACCGGCAACGACGGGTACCTGCTGGCCCTCGCCGACGTGGACGACTTCAAGGCCCTGAACGACCAGTTCGGGCATCCCGAAGGCGACCGGGTCCTGTGCGCCCTCGCCGACGGTCTGCGCCGCGCGGACTTCACGGCCCGCTGGGGCGGCGAGGAATTCCTGATCATCCTGACCCTCCCCTGCCCGCAGGCCAGCGCAGAACTGAAGGACCTGACGCACCACACCCACCAGCGTGTCAGCGGTCTGCTGCCCCGCCCCATCACGCTCAGCATGGGCGCCACCTGGGTGGAACCCGGCCAGCCCTGGCAGGACGCCCTGCAGGAAGCCGACCTGGCGTTGTACCGCGCCAAGGCCGCCGGAAAGAACCGCATCGAATTCACGCACACCTGCGCCAGAAACGCCCCCCACACCCAGGAATCCGGCCACACCGCTGGCCTGCACAGCACCGCCTGA
- a CDS encoding copper resistance CopC family protein: MNKLLILLTTLTLSTAFAHTEVTSVTPPDRSVVAAPKVVTLKFSEPIELRFSTFRVMAVPAGKTASVAAALALAEKADSGKLASLPLKGVTLASQVTVPLKPRLKAGAYVIAWKILSEDGHPVTAFSTFRLK; encoded by the coding sequence GTGAATAAACTTCTGATTCTTCTGACCACCCTGACCCTCTCCACGGCGTTTGCCCATACGGAGGTCACGTCGGTGACGCCGCCGGACCGGTCGGTGGTGGCCGCGCCGAAGGTCGTGACCCTGAAATTCAGCGAGCCCATCGAACTGCGTTTCAGTACGTTCCGCGTGATGGCCGTCCCGGCCGGGAAGACCGCGTCGGTCGCGGCGGCCCTGGCCCTGGCAGAGAAGGCCGATTCGGGCAAGCTGGCCAGCCTGCCCCTGAAGGGCGTGACGCTGGCGTCGCAGGTCACGGTGCCGTTGAAACCCCGCCTGAAGGCCGGGGCGTACGTGATCGCCTGGAAGATCCTCTCGGAGGACGGCCACCCGGTCACCGCCTTCAGCACCTTCCGCCTGAAATGA
- a CDS encoding CopD family protein, which translates to MTALAAALTYLGLTLLLGGALTRHVLTPGTPRLRVLATGFGLMLLGWAAQVGLTLAALGVGTPDDVLAFMTGTGTGRAMLLGAVGGALVLATELSAADLRRARGPARLLARPLLLAAALLTLWGVAGVGHGAGHGPLIRALHLLHGAAMLTWVGGVLALTLVRPLTPAHAARFTPLAAGSVGVLAVTGVLMASQHLATPQQWFGSPYGQILLLKLTLVALTLGAAGLVRRAVARRGAVRTLLARELLLLLAVLGVTGALTSQSPPHDHAQAARAAPTLAFWK; encoded by the coding sequence ATGACCGCCCTGGCCGCCGCCCTGACGTACCTGGGCCTGACGTTGCTGCTGGGCGGCGCACTGACCCGGCACGTCCTGACGCCCGGCACGCCCCGCCTGCGCGTCCTGGCGACCGGGTTCGGGTTGATGCTGCTCGGGTGGGCCGCGCAGGTCGGCCTGACCCTCGCGGCGCTGGGCGTGGGCACGCCCGACGATGTCCTGGCGTTCATGACCGGTACCGGCACCGGGCGGGCCATGCTGCTCGGCGCGGTGGGCGGCGCACTCGTTCTGGCGACGGAGCTGTCGGCCGCCGACCTGCGGCGCGCGCGCGGCCCGGCCCGGCTGCTGGCCCGGCCGCTCCTGCTGGCCGCCGCGCTGCTGACCCTGTGGGGCGTGGCGGGCGTCGGGCACGGCGCAGGGCACGGTCCGCTGATCCGCGCGCTGCACCTGCTGCACGGCGCGGCCATGCTGACCTGGGTGGGGGGCGTGCTGGCCCTGACGCTGGTGCGCCCACTGACCCCGGCACACGCCGCGCGGTTCACGCCGCTGGCCGCCGGCAGCGTGGGTGTGCTGGCCGTCACGGGCGTCCTGATGGCCTCGCAGCACCTCGCCACGCCGCAGCAGTGGTTCGGGAGTCCCTACGGGCAGATTCTGCTGCTCAAGCTGACGCTGGTGGCGTTGACGCTGGGCGCGGCAGGACTGGTACGCCGTGCGGTCGCGCGGCGCGGCGCGGTCCGGACCCTGCTGGCGCGTGAACTGCTGCTGCTGCTGGCCGTGCTGGGCGTGACCGGTGCGCTGACCAGTCAGAGCCCCCCGCACGACCACGCGCAGGCCGCCCGCGCCGCGCCCACACTGGCCTTCTGGAAGTGA
- a CDS encoding molybdopterin oxidoreductase family protein, protein MNAAPSRTVRTTCPYCAVQCNFDLHIEQGLVTRAAPTRDCPVARGTVCKKGLAAPADLRHPDRLTTPLLRRDGQLVPVSWPEAMAHVREALTPLVQRAPQRIGVFGSGSLTNEKTYLLGKFARVALQTPNIDYNGRYCMASASTALNRTFGLDRGLGFPLSDLPRSDLILLVGANIAETLPPITQYLRGTRERGGAIYAIDPRATPTAKVAGRHLAPRPGTDGLLALGLLHLMKQWGRIRPTAPAHGLSDVLWHADDYPPARVAHECGIPETDLMTLARAYADARTPLILTGRGPEQHTHGTDTVQAWLNLAFLTGHVGKQGGGFGTLTGQGNGQGGREHGQKNDQLPGARSLRDPRHRAQMAAHWNVPESHLPSPGHSAQELLNACGDSGEDGIDALIVLGSNPVVSAAGAGQITEKLRALKHLIVIDFLPSETAQLATLVLPGSMWCEEEGTTTNLEGRVQRRRRAMTAPGAAREDWRILCDLAHAIGRPHGFTYPTFRDLQDDFFLATRGGKADYSGLSAERLDRASAQWPVPRADGPDTPLAYAPTYPTPDGLATLHVPRLPTPDLAPRTLHLTTGRLSGQYQSGTQTRRNPALKAENTVQIHPDTALAYGLRAGQPVTLRTAHGQATLPVTLTPGIRPDTLFIPFHWPGAANLLTDPDALDPHSRMPGFKITPVTLLPAPVHAPDATPDTSLTTDPGPLPRPLRPTPTH, encoded by the coding sequence ATGAACGCGGCCCCCTCCCGCACCGTCCGCACCACCTGCCCCTACTGCGCCGTGCAGTGCAACTTCGACCTGCACATTGAACAGGGACTGGTCACGCGCGCTGCACCCACACGGGACTGCCCGGTCGCGCGCGGCACCGTCTGCAAGAAAGGCCTCGCCGCGCCGGCCGACCTGCGCCACCCCGACCGCTTGACCACGCCCCTGCTGCGCCGCGACGGCCAGCTGGTACCCGTCAGCTGGCCCGAAGCGATGGCCCACGTCCGCGAGGCCCTGACCCCCCTGGTGCAGCGCGCCCCGCAACGCATCGGCGTGTTCGGCAGCGGCAGCCTCACCAACGAGAAGACGTACCTGCTGGGCAAATTCGCCCGCGTGGCCCTCCAGACACCCAACATCGACTACAACGGCCGCTACTGCATGGCCAGCGCCAGCACGGCCCTGAACCGCACCTTCGGCCTGGACCGGGGCCTGGGCTTCCCGCTGTCCGACCTGCCCCGCAGCGACCTGATCCTGCTGGTCGGCGCGAACATCGCCGAGACCCTCCCGCCCATCACGCAGTACCTGCGCGGCACCCGCGAACGCGGCGGCGCCATCTACGCCATCGACCCGCGCGCCACGCCCACCGCGAAAGTCGCCGGACGGCACCTCGCGCCCCGCCCCGGCACGGACGGCCTCCTGGCCCTGGGCCTGCTGCACCTCATGAAACAGTGGGGCAGGATCCGCCCCACCGCGCCCGCCCACGGCCTCAGCGACGTCCTGTGGCACGCCGACGACTACCCACCGGCCCGCGTGGCCCACGAGTGCGGCATTCCCGAAACGGACCTGATGACCCTCGCCCGCGCCTACGCCGACGCCCGCACACCCCTGATCCTCACCGGACGCGGCCCCGAACAGCACACCCACGGCACCGACACCGTGCAGGCCTGGCTGAACCTCGCCTTCCTGACCGGGCACGTCGGCAAGCAGGGCGGCGGCTTCGGCACCCTGACCGGCCAGGGCAACGGCCAGGGCGGGCGCGAACACGGCCAGAAGAACGACCAGCTGCCCGGCGCCCGCAGCCTGCGCGACCCCCGCCACCGCGCGCAGATGGCCGCCCACTGGAACGTCCCGGAATCCCACCTGCCCTCACCCGGCCACAGCGCCCAGGAACTCCTGAACGCCTGCGGCGACAGCGGCGAGGACGGCATCGACGCACTGATCGTACTGGGCAGCAACCCGGTCGTCAGCGCCGCCGGAGCCGGACAGATCACCGAGAAACTGCGCGCCCTCAAGCACCTGATCGTCATCGACTTCCTGCCCAGCGAGACCGCGCAGCTCGCCACGCTGGTCCTGCCCGGCAGCATGTGGTGCGAGGAGGAAGGCACCACCACCAACCTCGAAGGCCGCGTGCAGCGCCGCCGCCGCGCCATGACCGCCCCCGGCGCCGCCCGCGAGGACTGGCGGATCCTGTGCGACCTCGCGCACGCCATCGGCCGGCCCCACGGCTTCACGTACCCCACCTTCCGCGACCTGCAGGACGACTTCTTCCTCGCCACGCGCGGCGGCAAGGCCGACTACAGCGGCCTGAGCGCCGAACGCCTCGACCGCGCCAGCGCCCAGTGGCCCGTCCCGCGCGCCGACGGCCCCGACACGCCCCTGGCCTACGCGCCCACCTACCCCACCCCCGACGGATTGGCCACCCTGCACGTGCCGCGCCTGCCCACCCCGGACCTCGCGCCGCGCACCCTGCACCTGACCACCGGCCGCCTGAGCGGGCAGTACCAGAGCGGCACTCAGACCCGCCGCAACCCCGCCCTGAAAGCCGAGAACACCGTGCAGATCCACCCTGACACCGCCCTGGCGTACGGCCTGCGCGCCGGGCAGCCCGTCACGCTGCGCACCGCGCACGGACAGGCCACGCTGCCCGTCACCCTGACCCCCGGCATCCGCCCCGACACGCTGTTCATTCCGTTCCACTGGCCGGGCGCAGCCAACCTGCTGACCGACCCCGACGCCCTGGACCCCCACTCGCGCATGCCGGGTTTCAAGATCACGCCCGTCACACTGCTGCCCGCCCCCGTTCACGCTCCCGATGCCACGCCTGATACCAGCCTCACGACTGACCCCGGCCCCCTGCCGCGCCCCCTGAGGCCCACCCCCACCCACTGA
- a CDS encoding putative bifunctional diguanylate cyclase/phosphodiesterase, whose amino-acid sequence MAKPDKNFDSALSALRSGCALHELLADKENHSFSNYQIFYLKGVNSKNQMNLTEAKDYFLKAHEEAVLDKDSSGVADCIIQLAQVDHARLDSQSALSLLGSAAEIRRKIGDDVGSAGAYMNMAIVSQSNALHLQTLKFINLSKETLKNAPKGDRVDRLSLALINLTSLTLNNLGRYEEALFEMKRGIDLSKYVNNEEYRLTFTINYLELLAQKGEWETAIQGIDEILSEPNINKLPEFLSLGYLILSKYYLYINESKISIKWATKAFEYFSTNKDLANLLSATIVLSSGYAKSGMHTESESYALQALALAESDNRKQVQVEALQLLADASEGSDPVAAVGYLRRLMAVQAELHEAARDRQLQELTAQAELESARRRVEYEQALRVQAEETIQHQLQELERGRLYDHLTGLPNRVMLHAHLAQVAGRPGAEFLLVSLDLNRFQLVNDTYGHDAADELLRVVALRAAGLVGPGEMVARVGGDEFALILLGGGLPERLAAVLAAVSEPVVLGDERVRVSWSAGAAYWPGDGRDAESLRQASELALSDAKTQGEPVVFFDAALHLHAGLEGPLSRALERGEFELHFQPLVDVKGRRVVCAEALLRWNSPEHGVQMPGMFMPILERSDAIVEVGAWALREACRVAAGWGGVRVAVNLSARQFASRELRSVVLGALRDSGLPPECLELEITETLMMQSPERAARLLAAFRADGVRVVLDDFGTGYSSLGYLARFPLSGLKLDRSFVSALQEHPEGPDAAIVRAVVGLSGDLGLELVAEGVESLGQVELLEGLGVRILQGYYFARPSALWRPLNVVGAR is encoded by the coding sequence ATGGCCAAGCCAGATAAAAATTTTGATAGCGCGCTATCAGCTCTGAGGAGCGGATGCGCGCTTCATGAATTACTAGCTGATAAAGAAAATCATAGCTTCAGCAATTATCAGATTTTTTACCTTAAAGGCGTGAATTCAAAGAATCAAATGAATCTCACGGAGGCCAAAGATTATTTTCTGAAAGCCCACGAAGAAGCGGTACTAGACAAAGACTCTTCTGGTGTTGCCGACTGCATAATTCAATTGGCTCAGGTCGATCATGCTAGGCTCGATAGCCAAAGCGCACTAAGTCTATTAGGCTCGGCCGCAGAAATTAGAAGAAAAATTGGCGACGATGTAGGAAGCGCCGGCGCATATATGAATATGGCCATCGTTAGCCAGTCTAACGCACTTCACTTACAAACTTTAAAGTTTATTAATCTATCAAAAGAAACTCTCAAAAACGCACCCAAGGGAGACAGAGTTGATCGCCTAAGCTTAGCACTAATTAATTTAACGAGCTTGACTTTGAATAATTTAGGGAGGTACGAAGAAGCCCTTTTCGAAATGAAAAGAGGGATAGATTTATCAAAGTATGTCAACAATGAAGAATATAGGCTTACCTTCACTATAAATTACCTTGAATTACTTGCCCAGAAAGGAGAGTGGGAAACAGCAATCCAAGGCATAGATGAAATATTGTCAGAGCCAAACATTAATAAATTGCCAGAATTTCTTTCTTTAGGGTATTTAATTCTTTCCAAGTATTACCTTTATATTAACGAGAGCAAAATATCTATAAAATGGGCAACGAAGGCTTTCGAATACTTTTCCACAAATAAAGACTTGGCAAATCTTTTATCTGCGACAATTGTTCTTTCTAGTGGCTACGCAAAATCCGGAATGCATACAGAATCGGAATCCTACGCTTTGCAGGCTCTCGCTCTGGCTGAGTCGGATAACCGGAAGCAGGTTCAGGTGGAGGCGCTTCAGTTGTTGGCGGATGCGTCGGAGGGGTCTGATCCGGTGGCGGCGGTGGGGTATCTGCGGCGGTTGATGGCGGTGCAGGCGGAGTTGCATGAGGCGGCGCGTGACCGGCAGTTGCAGGAGTTGACGGCGCAGGCGGAGTTGGAGAGTGCGCGGCGGCGGGTGGAGTACGAGCAGGCGTTGCGGGTGCAGGCGGAGGAGACGATTCAGCATCAGTTGCAGGAGCTGGAGCGGGGGCGTCTGTACGATCACCTGACGGGCCTGCCGAACCGGGTGATGCTGCATGCGCACCTGGCGCAGGTGGCGGGGCGGCCGGGCGCCGAGTTTCTGCTGGTGTCGTTGGACCTGAACCGCTTTCAGCTGGTGAATGACACGTACGGTCATGACGCGGCGGATGAGTTGTTGCGGGTGGTGGCCCTGCGGGCGGCGGGGCTGGTCGGTCCGGGTGAGATGGTGGCGCGGGTGGGTGGTGATGAGTTCGCGTTGATTCTGCTGGGTGGGGGGTTGCCGGAGCGGTTGGCGGCGGTGCTGGCGGCCGTGTCGGAGCCGGTGGTGCTGGGGGATGAGCGGGTGCGGGTGTCGTGGAGTGCGGGCGCGGCGTACTGGCCGGGTGACGGGCGGGATGCGGAATCGTTGCGGCAGGCGTCGGAGCTGGCGCTCAGTGACGCGAAGACGCAGGGGGAGCCGGTGGTGTTCTTCGATGCGGCCCTGCATCTGCATGCGGGGCTGGAGGGGCCGTTGTCGCGGGCGCTGGAGCGGGGTGAGTTCGAGTTGCATTTTCAGCCGCTGGTGGACGTGAAGGGTCGGCGGGTGGTGTGCGCGGAGGCGCTGTTGCGCTGGAACAGTCCGGAGCATGGGGTGCAGATGCCTGGGATGTTCATGCCGATCCTGGAGCGCAGTGACGCGATCGTGGAGGTGGGTGCGTGGGCGCTGCGGGAGGCGTGCCGGGTCGCGGCGGGGTGGGGGGGCGTGCGGGTGGCGGTGAACCTGTCGGCGCGTCAGTTTGCCAGTCGGGAGTTGCGGAGCGTGGTGCTGGGTGCCTTGCGGGACAGTGGGTTGCCGCCGGAGTGCCTGGAACTGGAGATCACGGAGACGTTGATGATGCAGTCGCCGGAGCGGGCGGCGCGGCTCCTGGCGGCGTTCCGGGCGGATGGGGTGCGGGTGGTGCTGGATGATTTCGGGACGGGGTACAGCAGTCTGGGGTACCTGGCGCGGTTTCCGTTGAGTGGTCTGAAACTGGACCGGAGTTTCGTGTCGGCCTTGCAGGAGCATCCGGAGGGTCCGGACGCGGCGATCGTGCGGGCGGTGGTGGGCCTGAGCGGGGATCTGGGGTTGGAGTTGGTGGCGGAGGGTGTGGAGTCGCTGGGGCAGGTGGAGTTGCTGGAGGGTCTGGGCGTGCGGATTCTGCAGGGGTATTACTTCGCGCGGCCGTCGGCGTTGTGGCGTCCGTTGAACGTGGTGGGCGCGCGCTGA
- a CDS encoding S8 family peptidase, whose protein sequence is MHKPLMTALTTLLLAACATTPHTPQTTRPDTIITIPTTTATTNTTLEQQYGGTIALRTDTFAIIANPTRQPLTAQGGKQHKAEKNKDAVSISPLSSSNNTTWNNFRYIWADAEYIWDSHDYRNMPENTEAWQSIGLDYARNNTDVGKNKTIAIIDSGFDLTHPMFSGVFVDGSKFKDFIDGDNNPEDKGANGTDGSGHGTGVLGISLQIAPKSRYLPIRVLDETGRGDLLNLSKAIVWAANNGADIINLSLGAAQGFEALDAAIKYANEKGIIIVAAAGNSNQSTPDYPAAQFNKDKLNLSVGSIDKSGNKSTFSSFGPSISLMAPGENIYSAYSNGRAAIFSGTSMSTPVVSASVAIGLSMGLSPEEAVQKIKSTAGDVFSEGQNHGYEGMLGSGKLNLAEYLSY, encoded by the coding sequence ATGCACAAACCCCTCATGACCGCACTCACCACCCTCCTCCTCGCCGCCTGCGCCACCACCCCCCACACCCCCCAGACAACCCGCCCCGACACCATCATCACCATCCCCACCACCACCGCCACCACCAACACCACCCTCGAACAGCAATACGGCGGCACCATCGCCCTACGCACCGACACCTTCGCCATCATCGCCAACCCCACCCGCCAACCCCTCACCGCACAAGGCGGCAAACAACACAAGGCCGAGAAGAACAAAGACGCAGTAAGCATCTCGCCATTATCCAGTTCCAACAATACGACATGGAATAACTTCCGATACATTTGGGCAGACGCAGAATATATCTGGGATAGCCACGATTATAGAAATATGCCAGAAAATACTGAGGCTTGGCAGAGCATTGGACTGGATTATGCACGCAATAACACCGATGTGGGTAAAAATAAGACTATAGCCATCATAGATTCGGGATTTGATCTCACCCACCCTATGTTTTCAGGGGTTTTTGTGGACGGATCAAAATTTAAAGATTTCATTGATGGAGATAATAACCCTGAAGACAAAGGCGCAAACGGCACAGATGGATCAGGTCACGGCACAGGCGTTCTAGGTATATCTTTGCAAATTGCACCAAAGTCAAGGTATCTGCCCATTCGAGTCTTGGACGAAACAGGTCGTGGCGACCTACTTAACTTAAGCAAAGCGATAGTTTGGGCGGCGAACAACGGCGCTGATATTATCAACTTAAGTCTCGGAGCAGCACAAGGATTCGAGGCACTAGACGCGGCAATAAAATATGCCAACGAGAAGGGTATAATCATAGTCGCGGCCGCAGGAAATTCAAATCAGTCCACTCCTGATTATCCAGCAGCACAATTTAATAAGGATAAATTAAATTTGTCAGTGGGAAGTATAGATAAAAGCGGTAATAAAAGCACATTTTCTTCGTTTGGTCCATCTATTTCACTAATGGCTCCTGGGGAAAATATTTATTCAGCTTACTCGAATGGGAGGGCCGCAATATTTTCAGGAACTTCCATGAGCACACCCGTTGTCAGCGCATCTGTAGCAATTGGTCTTTCTATGGGTCTTTCGCCTGAAGAAGCAGTCCAAAAGATCAAATCTACCGCTGGCGATGTTTTTTCCGAAGGTCAAAATCACGGCTATGAAGGTATGCTTGGGTCAGGCAAATTAAACCTAGCGGAATACTTATCCTACTGA
- a CDS encoding DUF1775 domain-containing protein: MNIPAFNPAFKSAFNPARTPARSILNAALTLTAAVLISVAGAHATVRTEAGLTESAASKSETYRLNVPTEKEISTTQIRLVVPAGVAISRFQVTPGFTRTVTRNADGLVTEVVWKGRVAPMEYARFFFQAKNPATAGELVWKIYQTYSDGSVVAWDDADPARGPASKTTVK, translated from the coding sequence ATGAACATTCCAGCATTCAACCCAGCCTTCAAGTCTGCATTCAACCCTGCACGAACCCCTGCCAGAAGCATCCTGAACGCCGCCCTGACCCTGACCGCCGCCGTCCTGATCTCCGTGGCGGGTGCGCACGCGACTGTGCGGACCGAGGCGGGCCTCACGGAATCCGCCGCCAGCAAGAGCGAGACGTACCGCCTGAACGTCCCGACCGAGAAGGAGATCAGCACCACGCAGATCCGCCTCGTCGTGCCGGCCGGCGTGGCGATCAGCCGTTTCCAGGTCACGCCCGGCTTCACCCGGACCGTCACGCGGAACGCGGACGGACTGGTGACCGAGGTGGTCTGGAAGGGCCGCGTGGCGCCCATGGAGTACGCCCGCTTCTTCTTCCAGGCGAAGAACCCGGCCACGGCCGGTGAACTGGTCTGGAAGATCTACCAGACGTACAGCGACGGCAGCGTCGTCGCGTGGGACGACGCGGACCCCGCCAGGGGACCGGCCAGCAAGACCACCGTCAAGTAA